The following is a genomic window from Chloroflexota bacterium.
CAACACCACTGACGATGACAACAACGTTGAGATCAAGATGACACTCACATTCCCCGGTTGTCCGGCGGGACCGTATATCATTGCCCAGGTCAATCAAGTTGTCGAAGACCTTGAAGGCGTAGAGGAAGTGGACGTGGAAATCGTCTGGGACCCGGCGTGGTCGCCGGAAATGATGTCCGAAGAGATCCGCATGGAGTATGGGTACATGTAGGGTCATTGCCTTTGCGTGAAGATACATTGGCGATGCGATTCTCGATTGCCGCTGGATGAGTACTTTGGTAATTCATCTGGCGGCTGTTTGTGTGTGGCACACGCGCACAGGTGGCGGGACTTTACGTGAGTAGGGCCGGACTCTTGCCAAGAGTAGGTCTGCGATCCGGCGAGAGTCACGCTGCTGCATGAGCCCAGGTTGCAAACCTGCGCTACCGCAAGGGTTGGACAATCCTCACGATGGGTTGTCCGCGTTTGGCGTAGTTCGCGATTGCATGAGAGTTGTATGCCAAAGCGGCACAAATTGCGGCACGAGACTCGCGTCACAATCTCGGTGTGGCAGGTGAAGAGTTCGGCCACTGCTCGTAATTCGGCGTGCGATCTGCAATAATGCCCAGCCATCCTGTGGCAGCCGCCAACACAACGCAGCGGAAGTGATTTGCGTATGGCTGACGACGTCGGTCTCGTACTCTTTGCCGGCAAGGAAGGCGCCACCGCGCTGGAGCAATTGGTCTTTGATAGCCATCTTGCCATTGCTCAAGACATAATTGCCAAGGCTCTGACGGCCGGGGGATTTGCGCCAATCATCCTTGCAACTTCGCGGGCGGAGGCGTGCAGGGGCATTGCGCCGGAGGTCATCATCGAGCCAACCGCGGAGGCGCAGTGCTTTCACTTTGGCAATACCCTCGCGGGAATCGTCGCGCGACACTGCATATCGCGCGTCCTCTACATCGGCGGAGGCAGCGGTCCCCTGCTTTCCGTTGGCGAATTGGCAGCCCTACGCGACGCGGTTGCGCTCCTGGACCATGGTCTGATTGCGAACAACTTCTTTTCGGCAGACTTCATCGGATTTCATCCTGCGAATGCCCTTACTGCTGTCGATCTGCCGCGCACGCGTGATAACGGCCTGGCGCGGCAACTGGTCCAGGAAGCAAGTCTGCGCCATGAACCGCTGGAACCCGCAATTGCCGCAATGTTCGATATCGACACCCCTACTGATCTTGCCATGCTCGGGCTTCATCCTCTTTGCGGTCAAGCGGCACGTGCCTATGTTTCACAGCAAGCTGTTAGCCGGCCATTGCTCTCCTTAAGCTCGCGTTTGCGGGATGCAATGCCCACCTTCGTGCGGCCGCATGAAGAGGTAGTCTTGGCCGGGCGCGTCAGTGCCCGGCTTTGGCCGTTGCTCAGGCGGGACATGGCGTGCCGCATCCGCGTCTTTTCCGAAGAACGGGGCATGAGCACAAGCACACGGCCGGTACGCTCATTGCTTGGGTTTTACTTAGAGGAAGTAGGGCCTAGGGCTTTCTTTGACGCGTTCTCACAAATGGGAGACGCCCTCTTTCTAGACTCGCGGGTGCTGTTTGCGCACGGCGGAGGGCAGGTCAACGGACATGATAGGTTTGCTGCCGACATGGGACTGGTTAGCGAGATTGAGGATGAATCGACACAAGAATTTGCCGGCGCAGCGTGGGACGCAGGCTATCCTGTGGTGCTGGGCGGCAATGCGGCGGTAAGCGGCGGCCTCTGGGCGCTCGTTGATGCTGCGTGGCGGTTGCATGACGAGGGAGCATTGCTGTGATCAAGACAAAACCTTGAGGCTTCTCAACTCGAGTTCCGTCAATTGCGTTATGATGGGGTCGTGGTTTGCCGGAGGAGGCATGGCGGCGCGGAGTACAAAGGAAGCC
Proteins encoded in this region:
- a CDS encoding metal-sulfur cluster assembly factor; this encodes MAIVAEDVIREGLKEVIDPELGVNIVDLGLIYEINTTDDDNNVEIKMTLTFPGCPAGPYIIAQVNQVVEDLEGVEEVDVEIVWDPAWSPEMMSEEIRMEYGYM